One Alnus glutinosa chromosome 13, dhAlnGlut1.1, whole genome shotgun sequence genomic window, TTCAGTAGTAGCGGTAGAAACAGGGAGAGTCAACACTAGACGAATCAACCTGtcaatcaaattataaatcttCGATTTTCCTGAAATTGCTAATCCTCTACACAACTCAGATAAAGTGGACATATTTTGAAAATCTGAATGTTTTGGCACATCAAGCTTATAATGatccaattgaaatctcaaaatgattttctcttgctcGGTAAAATCTTGAGGATAGAACTTCTCAACTAAGCTGCATATATCATCGATCTTAAATGATTTGTATGCATCTTGAGGGCTTAAAGCGGCACTAAGACAAAGAAGTTCCACTGCATGCTCACTAAATCTATTATCCAGTTCTTGCAATTGGAAGTCTATTGCAGCAATAAATACATCAATTCTAAAATGATGCTCCATTGTCATGAAAGATTCTTCATTTTGGCGACATGATCTACCTCGAGCTCTAGTATAACGAGCATTCATATCAGGaacatcaatttcattttttttaacaaaatgattTAACAGTATCAAGGAAATGCTCCCACTTTTCATTtctcaaattctaaagaagtgattttgtagtTGAAACCAATTTCATGGCatttaaaatgtcttgagaatTTTGCTGCAAAGCTTGACAAAGACAATTAGTAAATCCCATAATCTCTTTCATCAAATgcaatatcaaaataaattcaaatgatGTTAATACCATATAAGCCGCTTCAGCATCACCGCGCTGAGAATAGTTGGTTCCCTCCTTTGAGATAGTGTCGAGAACTGAACAAGTAGCATGAAACATTCTTATCAAACTACAAACAGAATTAAAATGAGAAGACCATCGAGTATCTACAGGTCGTTGCAAAGTACCAATTTGGTTGGCCCCCCTTCCAGTCTCAATTTCATTAGAAGCAATCATACTTTCAATCTCAGCAACTTGAGCAGATTGCAATTCATCATTGCGTTTTGAAGAACCAACAACAATGttgataataaaattcaaattctcaaagAATTGATGAACAGATTTTGCTTCTCTAGATGTTGCAACCAAAGCTAATTGTAGCTTATGAGCAAAGCAATGCACATAATATGCATATGGACATTCTCTAAGAAATAAAGCTTGTAGCCCATTTCATTCTCCACGCATATTACTACCTCCATCATATCCCTGACCACGAATATTCTGAATTTTGAGGTCGttaaaagaaaggaaatcacacatcttcttttttaaaagttaatgcAGTAGTATCTTTGACATGGACAATATGAAAGAATCTCTCTCGAATAAAACCATCTTtatcaacaaatctcaaaatgattGCCATTTGCTCCCTTTTTGACTCATCCCGAGCTTCATCAACAAGAATGCAAAATTTAGCATCCCCAATTTCTTTGCGAATCACATCTCGTACTTTAGTTGCAAAGATatgcaaaatttctttttgaatttggaGTGATGTATATTTGGCATTTCGTGAAGCATTTGTCAACACATCTCCATCAACTTTATCATTAAAAGTTGCTAAAAACTTTATCAATTCAATGAagttacctttattttttgagtcGGAGCTTTCATCATGACCTCTGAATGCACATGCTTGAAATGCTAGCCATCGAACACTATCTATTGAGGTTTTGAGCCGCAATCGATTATTCTCTATTTCTTGTTATGATTGTTTTTCAATCAACTTGCCAATATGCCGTGAATAATTCTTTAGATCTTCACAACATTTCACAGCAATTTTATGTGGTGAATTTGGATCTGTCCCCACATGCCCCATTAAAGGACAATTCATTCCATCGTTCACCTTTTTCCAATTCTTAAAACCTTTCACTGTAAATGCATCTGATCCTGGACGGCCTGTTGATTTCTTAGCAAAAATGTAACATGGATGACAAAAGATAGCATCCTTTGATTTCGAATATTCCAACCAAGTTGAGTATGTCTGAAACCAAAAAGCTTGAAATCGATGACGATGATTTTCCGGTCCTAAAACTGGATATTCTGTAGGTTTAAGAATAGGTTGACATGGGCCAGCTCTAAGATAAGCACGTCCCATTTCATCTTGTAAGTTTACAGGAAATTCCCATATTTGCGGACGTTTTCCTGGATCACGTTGCAAAGAGGTGGCATCAATTTCTTCAGGAAGGATTCTTGGACATTTGGAAGGCCGTTCATCAGTCACTGAAGCATTAAGATCCGTTGCTAACGGTCTATTTAAAGGTGTATCACTATTAACCTCTGAATGACTcgcatattttttcttaaagaatgaattgattgttttttgtctgctcatatttttctaagctgtaagaaaaatttatagattaataaattaaccaaaaagtACATAGGAATATAagatttttattagaattttttttacttataataGTTCTTATTAGCATTAACAACTAAAAAAGCAACGAAAAATTAACTAAATcaaaaaacccatcaaattataaggaaaaaaaaaattcaataatcaaagtaactattaaaaatcttaatttagcCAAAAtagcaaacacaaaaaaaatttaaactactTGACAAATAAACTAAGCACAATTAATAGGGTACAAGAAAAATGAGTACCATTCAGTGAAGCAATGTTATCTTGAGCTTAAGGAGtttcttaaaaacaaatcaaagacaataatgtgCTAGCTGAATGTTGCAaaccaataataaaaaaataaataaattatggaacacaataaaaaagaaaaaaaaaaaaggcatacttaattttcttttttttttttgtgtatttattttgtaagcttCTTAAGAATTCTATCTAGActaaatattggaaaaaaaaaaaacaaattaaataataaaaataaatataaaatttttttatcattcaaagataaatattaacaaagcatatttgattaattgattATGTTTTTACATTAATCACATAatcatatttgaaattttaatcatttgattcttaaagaaataaaaaaaaaataaaaaatctcacatCTAAAATCAAAACCTTCCAGAACGTCTAACAAATCTATTggtcttttttgaaaaaatctatTGGTCTCTTTTGAAAAAATCTCTCCATGTCTCCCCAGTCCTCACGGTTCCACCCATGGTTAATGGTTTGATAGTCCCACGCATGACGCATCAGAGCATTGAAATCATTCGGTCAAAGTgggtttttcagtttttctaATTTACACTTTCTACGACGTTCTAAGCTCTATCCTTCTGGCTTCCACAAAAGACAAATCCACAATATTCCTCATTTGAGTCattttctcaatttcatttcTCCCCTACGCCTCCCTCAAAGTGTCAgactctcaaactatcaaacaCAACATTTCCTCATCTCACGCCTCTCTCAAACAcatcatagaaaaaaaatggcataCATACTAGAGCTGATAACTGACGTTTGTGACGTCTCAGTGTTTCACAGTGATAGAAGAAAATGTCTCGAGGCTAGATGGACAGCCTGGACCACGCGTTGGACGTTGGTGGTGGTGCGACGCAGCGTCGGGTGTGTGGAAGACGATGGATGCACAGCCTCTCAGTCTCAGATCTCAGTTCTCTCCCCTCTAAGCCTCGATATTTTCAGGACTgaaccacaacattttttttttcttatttttggggTTTGGGTGATACTTTTGACAGAAAGTTAGTGAGAAAAATTTGAGGGAGTTAGAAAACTGAAAGCCAATTTGGTTTGCCCCCTTTTCTCTTGTGgagtgtgaatttttttttattgacattTCAGTGATTACACATTTGCCGTGTGGAGAGGATTTGATTGCTGTCTCATGtctgattattttttttccctaggaCCTATCTGCTGCGTACTGCGTAgctgtggttttttttttttttttttttttccttgtttttggtATGGTTTGCTgctgttgttggttttttttttttttttaattattattattatgattttttttttttaagatttaagtGCCAGAACTACAAGCTTgaggaaaattttttttttttaagaaaaaaaaaattagggggggTTGAATTCATTTTTTGCAGAGGCCATTAgtgcattaataaaaaataaaaaataataaaaaaaaaaaaaacaatttagaagtcaatttttttttttttttttggggggggggggggggggggggcatggccatGGCCCCCCCACCCTCCAACGTGCCTCCGCCCCTGTTTACATTCATTCACAAAGAGCATTAACAAGtaacaatttttatataatactCAATAATGTATCCTCCAAATATGGACCAAACACAATTTGCAATGAGAAATAAGAACCAGTTCCAATTACCAAATGTGGTCGACTCAACATACTATATACACATCAAAATTGTGGCCAATTCCCCATACAAAACTATCCCCAAATTTAGAGAGAAGCATAAATACATTATATTGTCGCTACAAATGCATAATAAACCCTAATTTCAATGTCTTCAAAAGGTAGCACAAAAAGTTACGTTGTAGTACAGTTTCAAAGGGTAGCACaaaatgtttataaaaagtAACCCAAATCACCACGgttgaagcaaaaaaaaaaaaatgtcaaaatcagGGCGGCAACCCTAAAGGTTATACCAGCAACACGAGGAGGACCCCAAGAGCATACTGGTCCACCCCTTGGAATTGGGGGCAGCCCAATAGGGTCCATAGTCAGATCAAGTACAAGCTTCCCCTTTCTGTTAGGGTCCATAACACTTCAAACACATGCCTTTAACCTACCAGATATCCTTGACCTTGTGGCCAACCCTAGAGATGTCTTCTTTTTAGTAGTAATTGTAGAAGATGCTTGTAGGTTGAAAAACAAGTTCTTAGTTATAACGACTCAcctccaatgacacaatattgtccgcttttggcttccTGGAACCAAACTTCTCAGGAAGTCACCcgtcctggtactactctcgcagaagcataCTTAACTGCAAAGTTCTGATTAGtacatggccatcacggctttaaaacgcgtttgtgtcaagaatgatgcatttatacatataagcacatccctatTCTCAAGCGATGTGaaacgtcacaatcaccccttcttgggacccagcgtccccgctggtgacctcatgggatcaccccattcttggcatcccagggAGTGTTCGCTGGCGACCCTTGTGgacttgtgcacgctccccccatctcaggctgagcaatggctctaataccatttataacgacccacctccaatgacacaatattgttcgcttttagCTCCTTCGAACCATactttccaggaggtcacccatcctgatactactctcgtagaagcacgcttagTTGCGGAGATCTGATTGATTCATAgctatcacggctttaaaacgcggtgtcaagaagggtgcagttatacatataagcacatccacattcccaagcgatgtgggacgtcacattaGTTTTATCAACATATCACTCCaacacaatttttatttgaaaagaagCACTCACATTTGATTGGGCTGGAAGATGTTGAGTTGTTGTCATGCCTGATTGGGCTGTAAGAGGTTGAGTTGGAAAACTTTTCCTGGTTGATTTTGCAGCAATTGGTTGAGTTGGTTGACTTTTCTTAGTTGATTCAGCAACAGTTGTTTGAGTTTTCATGGTTGACTGAGCACTAGATTGTTGTATTGTTTGACTACTACCATGTCCCTCTCTACCTTGTCTTGATGTTGACTAGTCTGCAGTAGGTTGAGTTCTTGTGACTTTCCTTGCACTTTTTGCACCCCTGGTTGGTGTGTCAGGGTTTTTTCCGGGGATTGTAACTCTCCTTCCCCTTTTTCATGTGCTTGATGTGGCAGTTGATGAGCCATCCAACTACAAAAGGGAAAAAACTAGAACAATTGACACAGGCAACTAGTATTGAAAAAACTAACACTAAACTAACACAATCAACTATAAGGATGAATAAACACTTAACACAATCTATTATTATGAATAATAAACACTTAACACCTAACACAACCAACTTTAAGGAATTGTACAACACTTACCATATTCAAATCCAAATAGTGGCTTCATTTTCTCTATAGTAAGATCTCACATCCTGTCTCTTCCTATCAGGGCATGTTCTTTTGTTGGTTATTGTAGCCCCCCTTTCTCATGGTATAGAGATTTCTTGGTTTTTCAACTCCTCTTTGTCTTATCATTTTAAGTCTACCAAGAGTTGCCCTCGTCTTGGGTGGTTCAATATTCGGTTGATTACTTCTAGCCCATTGTTCTTCACTTGGCACAAAGTAAATGATGAGTTGATATGTCTTCAAATACTTATTCTTACTATAATATTCActcaaaaaaaatcaaggttGCAACCATGGTATAAAATGGCTGATATGGCATGACCACATGGGATACCAATAACATCCTATTTTCTGCATCCACAAGTTCTGACTTGCACATCGACTGCAAAACGTTTCCCTTGGCACTCAACCTCAAAAATACCCTCACCAGCATATGTGCACCAACAATTTTCGgcataattttcttctttttccaacTTGGCCAGTATTTTTTGCCCTAAATTTCCCTCCATTGAACTTATCAACTCCCTCTTCCTCACATACCTTTGCATTAACTTATTTCTAATCCCTTCAAACATGTTCAATATTGTCTAGTCACAAAATTTTTTAATACAAGAGTTGGAACTTTCACAGGTGGTGTTGTTTAGGAGGTTAGATTTTGTAGTAGTACTAAACCATCCTCTACACCAAGTGATCAGGTCCACCTTTGAAAGATAAGCATGTGCATCCTTACTAATCTTCTTAATATCTTCCATTATAGCATGAAACTTGGCCTTAGTGTAAGACGAGGCAGCTTGCCAAAGTAGATCTTTAAGTAGCACCTCTCAATACcttcatttttgaaatttgcATACACTTCCTTACACGTGTGCGATGCTCAGATGAAGGACACAGTTTCTGCAGGCTTGGTATGAGGCCATGCACAATAGTTGAAAACATGAACAGGTATTAGCATGATAGTATTAAATGAGCAATCACTAAGTATAATCCAACCTTTTGTCGATCTGAAATGAAAGTCCACCCATGTGGACCACTTGGGCCAAAATCTGCGCCAAGTGCCTCGAGGAACCAGGTCCAGTTATCTTTCGTCTTTGCCTCTACCACAATCATGGAAATTGGGTACATATTGTTGTTGGTATCCCTCCCAACATCAGCCATTACTTGCCCCATGTACATTCCCTTCAAGAAACATTCATCAACACCTATGACAAGTCTACACCCTTCCTTGAATCCATTCTTCATGGTTGCCAAGAACATGAATAAGCTTTGAAATCTATAAGGGACCTCTGGCATTGGTCTATCGACCATAAGAAGGACACAACTCCCCACATTAGTACTCCTAACTATGGaacaaattgtctcaaaaaCGATGGCACTGCTTACTCAATTTCCCATATATTCTATATTGTGCCCTTTTCCTTGCCATTTACAAAGAACTCACATGGGTGTCAACATTCCATTTAGCTTTCACCTTTTTTTGTAAGACCTCTATGGGCATGTTTGGTTGTTCTCTGAATGAATCCATAAACCAATCAGCAATCCAAGTTGAAGTAATCGTTTAATTTTTATATCTctaatgagtgccaaatattgtatatttggatcccttaatttgcatttgttaaacctttagctttgttattttttgatttcttgGTTAGTTTAGGTGTTTCAGTTTTTTGCAggactttgagataaaattgaGGTATTTTTGTGGGATTTGCAAAGAAGCAGGAGAAGAAGTCTTTAGAGCCATTCAAAATACGGGGTgttagggctgacgtggcatgCGCGAATTTCAATGCTCTGACGGCTGCtgacaccctaaaccctaacatacttttctcctattagggttttgagggatagaagtgtcattttgaaaatatcaccctaaaccctagcattcttttctcctattaagGTTTTGAGAGGTAGgggtgtcattttgtaaaaattgggtttaacctaattttctgctataaataccccatactaggcaccacttagataatcaattttcttcagagcattgttttagctcttgtcttgttcttttcttttgtaataagTTTTCCCTCCGCCTATGACGGTAAAGGGTATAAGAAGTTTTCTAGGGCATGCCGGATTTTATAGaagattc contains:
- the LOC133853901 gene encoding uncharacterized protein LOC133853901, with the translated sequence MPEVPYRFQSLFMFLATMKNGFKEGCRLVIGVDECFLKGMYMGQVMADVGRDTNNNMYPISMIVVEAKTKDNWTWFLEALGADFGPSGPHGWTFISDRQKKKYASHSEVNSDTPLNRPLATDLNASVTDERPSKCPRILPEEIDATSLQRDPGKRPQIWEFPVNLQDEMGRAYLRAGPCQPILKPTEYPVLGPENHRHRFQAFWFQTYSTWLEYSKSKDAIFCHPCYIFAKKSTGRPGSDAFTVKGFKNWKKVNDGMNCPLMGHVGTDPNSPHKIAVKCCEDLKNYSRHIGKGHDESSDSKNKGNFIELIKFLATFNDKVDGDVLTNASRNAKYTSLQIQKEILHIFATKVRDVIRKEIGDAKFCILVDEARDESKREQMAIILRFVDKDALVATSREAKSVHQFFENLNFIINIVVGSSKRNDELQSAQVAEIESMIASNEIETGRGANQIVLDTISKEGTNYSQRGDAEAAYMQNSQDILNAMKLVSTTKSLL
- the LOC133853900 gene encoding uncharacterized protein LOC133853900; translated protein: MEHHFRIDVFIAAIDFQLQELDNRFSEHAVELLCLSAALSPQDAYKSFKIDDICSLVEKFYPQDFTEQEKIILRFQLDHYKLDVPKHSDFQNMSTLSELCRGLAISGKSKIYNLIDRLIRLVLTLPVSTATTERAFSAMKLVKTRLRSRMEDEFLADNLVVYIEKEIAKDFTTEMIMDEFYSMKDRRH